The following are from one region of the Cytobacillus firmus genome:
- a CDS encoding nucleotidyltransferase: MKATGVIVEYNPFHNGHAFHLEQAKNISGAETIIAVMSGNFLQRGEPALVSKWKRAELALKAGADIVFELPYQFAVQQADIFASGAVSILEAAGCSSLCFGSESGNMESFHQTLSFLGKHHAAYQEKLRVHLDAGVSYPKAASMAFLDLNPEDELVDLSKPNNILGFQYLNSARRINSSMQLFTVARKSAGYHDEQFSSESIASATSIRKALFSGSGEIESIRQYVPETTYQGLLQYKREYGAFHQWEQYWPFLKFRLIHLQPEQLRCIYEMEEGLEHRFLSAAIQAESFQQFMEKIKTKRYTWTRLQRACVHILTNTEKTEMPNKPSKADYLRLLGMSRNGRKYLNMHKSDLKLPLISRISSHAAQQLHLDIKASRVYAMGMQAAEDRSLLQQEFNQPPIMVD; encoded by the coding sequence ATGAAAGCAACAGGTGTAATTGTAGAATATAATCCTTTTCATAATGGCCATGCCTTCCATTTGGAGCAGGCCAAAAATATTTCAGGTGCAGAAACCATTATTGCGGTCATGAGCGGCAACTTTCTGCAGCGAGGAGAACCTGCGTTAGTTTCCAAATGGAAACGGGCTGAACTGGCACTAAAGGCTGGTGCTGATATTGTCTTTGAACTTCCCTACCAGTTTGCTGTGCAGCAGGCAGATATTTTCGCAAGCGGAGCCGTATCCATTCTCGAAGCAGCCGGCTGCAGCAGCTTATGCTTCGGGAGTGAATCCGGCAATATGGAAAGCTTTCACCAAACGCTGTCATTTCTCGGAAAACATCATGCTGCCTACCAGGAAAAGCTCAGAGTACACCTGGATGCGGGAGTCAGCTATCCAAAAGCAGCATCCATGGCATTCCTTGACTTGAACCCTGAGGATGAATTGGTTGACCTTTCAAAACCGAATAACATTCTTGGATTTCAATATTTAAATTCCGCCCGCAGGATCAATTCATCTATGCAGCTTTTTACAGTTGCAAGAAAAAGCGCAGGCTATCATGACGAACAATTTTCTTCTGAATCTATAGCAAGTGCGACAAGCATAAGAAAAGCACTTTTTAGCGGGAGTGGAGAAATCGAATCCATTCGCCAGTATGTTCCGGAAACTACATATCAGGGTTTACTTCAATATAAAAGAGAGTATGGTGCGTTTCATCAATGGGAACAATACTGGCCCTTTTTAAAATTCCGCCTGATCCATCTACAGCCGGAACAGTTAAGATGCATTTATGAAATGGAAGAAGGCCTGGAGCATAGGTTTTTATCAGCAGCAATTCAGGCAGAAAGCTTTCAGCAGTTCATGGAAAAGATTAAAACAAAGAGGTACACATGGACAAGACTTCAGCGGGCTTGTGTACACATCCTAACAAATACGGAAAAAACAGAGATGCCCAATAAACCATCAAAAGCGGATTATCTTCGTCTTTTGGGGATGTCCAGGAATGGCAGGAAGTATTTAAACATGCATAAGTCTGACTTAAAGCTTCCGCTGATATCAAGAATTTCATCGCATGCTGCACAACAGCTTCATCTGGATATTAAAGCCTCCCGCGTATATGCAATGGGCATGCAGGCTGCTGAGGACCGAAGTCTTCTGCAGCAGGAATTTAACCAGCCTCCTATTATGGTTGACTAA
- a CDS encoding SepM family pheromone-processing serine protease: MRSKFYTRSFLILAVILVASSFYYLPYYVSKPGMAKELKPIIEVENGYEEQGSFMLTTVRMGRANIYAYMAAKFSKYQELYPVEEIRAENETDEEYNVRQLHMMATSKLAAIETAYKKAGLPIHYLYNGVYVLNVLPDMPADGKLQAGDRIFKVDGREFKSSDEFISAVSNKQEGSEITLTFERQDKTIETSIPLKTLEETGKPGVGITLVDDKEIEVEPAVNIDSEEIGGPSAGLMFSLEIYNQLIKEDLTGGYKIAGTGTINSEGTVGRIGGIEQKIVAADKAGAEIFLAPNENGAEDSNYKAAAATARDINTDMKIVPVDTFDDAVEYLRNLK, from the coding sequence ATGAGAAGCAAATTTTATACCCGTTCCTTCTTGATTTTGGCAGTTATCCTGGTGGCCAGTTCGTTTTATTATCTGCCTTATTATGTATCAAAGCCGGGTATGGCAAAAGAACTTAAACCGATTATTGAGGTGGAAAACGGCTATGAAGAACAAGGAAGCTTCATGCTGACTACCGTAAGAATGGGCCGGGCGAATATATATGCATATATGGCTGCCAAATTCAGCAAGTATCAGGAATTGTATCCTGTGGAAGAAATACGGGCTGAGAATGAAACAGATGAAGAGTATAATGTACGGCAGCTTCATATGATGGCAACTTCCAAACTGGCTGCTATTGAAACGGCCTATAAAAAAGCCGGCCTGCCCATTCATTATCTTTATAATGGCGTATATGTCCTTAATGTGCTGCCTGATATGCCCGCTGACGGCAAACTTCAGGCAGGTGACCGCATCTTTAAAGTGGACGGCAGGGAATTCAAATCCTCTGATGAATTTATCAGTGCTGTCTCCAATAAGCAGGAGGGCAGTGAAATTACACTAACCTTTGAACGGCAGGATAAAACGATCGAAACCTCGATTCCTTTAAAAACACTTGAGGAAACAGGAAAGCCTGGCGTGGGGATCACTCTCGTTGACGACAAAGAAATAGAGGTCGAACCGGCTGTGAATATTGACAGTGAAGAAATTGGCGGCCCTTCTGCCGGACTGATGTTTTCTCTTGAAATTTACAATCAGCTAATAAAAGAAGATTTGACGGGAGGCTATAAAATAGCCGGTACCGGAACAATCAATTCCGAAGGGACAGTCGGAAGAATTGGCGGGATCGAGCAGAAAATCGTAGCAGCAGACAAAGCGGGAGCAGAAATTTTCCTTGCGCCTAATGAAAATGGTGCAGAAGACTCCAATTACAAAGCAGCTGCTGCAACAGCCAGGGATATTAATACCGATATGAAAATCGTTCCGGTGGATACGTTTGATGATGCAGTGGAATATTTAAGAAATCTGAAATAA
- a CDS encoding patatin-like phospholipase family protein yields MKRPKIGLALGSGGARGFAHLGAIKVMKEAGIPIDYIAGSSMGAMVGCFYGAGLDVDRLYKLSKAFKRKYYLDFTVPKMGFVAGKRVKELIRIFTHGKNLEDLDIPVNVVATDLMTGEKIVFKSGPISDAVRASISIPGIFVPEKLNGRLLVDGGVVDRVPVSVVKEMGADIVIAIDVSHVKANAEITSIYDVIMQSLDIMQMELVSHREIASDFMIRPRVEMYSSRAFTNIEEIIKIGEEEAKKHIDIIHHYITKWKEHPNS; encoded by the coding sequence TTGAAGCGTCCGAAAATAGGTTTGGCACTTGGTTCGGGAGGAGCTCGGGGATTCGCCCACCTGGGTGCGATTAAGGTCATGAAGGAAGCCGGAATCCCGATTGATTATATTGCCGGCAGCAGCATGGGTGCCATGGTAGGCTGCTTTTATGGGGCGGGGCTGGATGTTGATCGGTTATATAAGCTTTCCAAAGCATTTAAAAGGAAGTATTATTTAGATTTTACAGTTCCCAAAATGGGCTTTGTGGCAGGGAAACGAGTAAAGGAACTGATCCGTATATTCACTCATGGAAAAAACCTCGAGGACCTCGATATTCCTGTTAATGTAGTGGCAACAGATTTAATGACTGGAGAAAAAATTGTTTTTAAAAGCGGCCCCATTTCTGATGCTGTTCGGGCAAGCATATCCATCCCGGGTATATTTGTGCCTGAAAAATTAAATGGCCGACTTCTAGTGGACGGAGGGGTAGTGGACAGGGTTCCTGTGTCAGTTGTTAAGGAAATGGGAGCTGATATCGTTATCGCTATCGATGTTTCACATGTTAAAGCGAATGCGGAAATCACCTCAATCTATGACGTAATCATGCAAAGTCTGGATATCATGCAGATGGAGCTTGTCAGTCACCGGGAAATTGCTTCTGATTTTATGATCAGACCCAGGGTGGAAATGTATAGCTCCCGCGCATTTACAAATATTGAAGAAATCATCAAAATTGGCGAAGAAGAAGCAAAAAAGCATATTGACATTATTCATCATTACATAACTAAATGGAAGGAGCATCCTAATTCATGA
- the ylbJ gene encoding sporulation integral membrane protein YlbJ, which translates to MFRSKLKTVTLALSVTLMAISLISFPQESVDASIRGLDMWWEIVFPSLLPFFIVSEMLIGFGVVKFIGVLLEPLMRPLFRVPGVGGFVWAMGMASGYPAGAKLTARLRQEGQLSKTEAERLVSFTNCSNPLFIFGAVSVGFFNNAKLGVILALAHYLGNITVGLLMRFYGKKPQLTSHGARKPSLRAALSALHRTRIKDNRPIGKLLGDAVMSSIQTLLMIGGFIILFSVINKLLFHIGITAFLAKGLEAVLSIFSLPPELSIPFISGLFEITLGSQMTSQVQQATLMHQVIIVSFILAFSGFSVQAQVASILAQTDINFKPFFFARIVHGFAAAFYAFILWQPIYERYYNTEQPSNAIPVGLFEKYSFLGKLMEGFVSSGPIITIFALSVYTLMLARRLDRN; encoded by the coding sequence GTGTTTCGTTCCAAATTAAAAACGGTTACTCTTGCACTATCTGTAACCTTAATGGCCATCTCATTAATTTCATTTCCCCAGGAATCGGTTGATGCATCCATCAGGGGATTGGATATGTGGTGGGAAATCGTCTTCCCTTCATTGCTGCCTTTCTTCATAGTTTCAGAAATGCTGATCGGCTTTGGTGTAGTTAAATTCATTGGAGTACTTCTTGAACCTCTGATGAGGCCTCTTTTCAGAGTACCTGGAGTTGGCGGGTTTGTCTGGGCAATGGGGATGGCTTCAGGCTATCCGGCAGGAGCAAAATTGACCGCAAGGCTTCGGCAGGAGGGACAGCTCTCTAAAACAGAAGCAGAGCGCCTGGTTTCCTTTACTAATTGTTCAAATCCTTTGTTTATATTCGGTGCCGTATCGGTTGGTTTTTTTAATAACGCTAAGCTTGGTGTAATATTGGCCCTGGCACATTACCTCGGCAATATTACCGTCGGTTTATTAATGAGGTTCTATGGAAAGAAGCCCCAGCTGACTTCTCATGGTGCAAGGAAGCCATCACTGCGGGCAGCCTTATCAGCTCTTCATCGGACAAGAATAAAGGATAACCGCCCGATTGGCAAGCTTCTCGGAGATGCAGTCATGTCATCCATCCAGACACTTCTGATGATTGGCGGATTTATCATTTTATTCTCAGTTATTAACAAACTCCTATTTCACATTGGAATCACGGCATTCCTTGCAAAAGGCTTAGAAGCTGTATTGTCAATATTCAGCCTGCCACCTGAATTAAGCATCCCGTTCATCTCAGGTTTATTTGAAATAACACTTGGCAGCCAGATGACAAGCCAGGTTCAGCAGGCAACATTAATGCACCAGGTCATCATTGTCAGTTTCATACTCGCTTTCAGCGGATTCAGCGTACAGGCTCAGGTGGCGAGCATCCTGGCCCAAACTGATATTAACTTCAAGCCTTTCTTTTTCGCAAGAATTGTTCATGGCTTTGCCGCTGCATTTTATGCATTCATTCTTTGGCAGCCAATTTATGAACGCTATTACAATACAGAACAGCCATCCAATGCCATTCCGGTCGGTCTTTTTGAAAAATACTCGTTTCTCGGCAAATTAATGGAAGGATTCGTCTCATCCGGACCGATTATTACTATATTTGCACTTTCAGTTTATACTTTAATGCTCGCCAGGCGTTTGGATAGGAATTAA
- the coaD gene encoding pantetheine-phosphate adenylyltransferase: MGGIAVCPGSFDPITYGHLDIIKRAAKVFEQVYVVVLNNSSKNPLFNVEERIHLIKEVTKDLKNVKVDSFQGLLMDYAKSVNANAVIRGLRAVSDFEYEMQITSMNRVLNDEVETFFIMTNNQYSFLSSSIVKEVAKYNGDISELVPDIVEQALKNKFQ, translated from the coding sequence ATGGGAGGCATCGCGGTTTGTCCAGGCAGCTTTGATCCAATTACTTATGGTCATCTGGATATTATTAAGAGAGCGGCAAAGGTATTTGAACAGGTTTATGTGGTTGTATTGAATAATTCTTCAAAAAACCCTCTTTTTAATGTTGAAGAAAGGATTCATCTGATAAAAGAAGTTACGAAGGATCTTAAGAATGTTAAAGTTGACTCCTTTCAGGGGCTGCTGATGGATTATGCAAAATCGGTAAATGCAAATGCTGTTATTCGGGGCCTTCGTGCAGTTTCTGATTTTGAATATGAAATGCAGATCACATCCATGAACAGAGTTTTAAATGATGAAGTGGAAACCTTTTTTATTATGACTAACAATCAATATTCTTTTTTAAGCTCAAGTATTGTGAAAGAAGTAGCAAAATATAACGGGGATATTTCAGAACTAGTTCCTGACATTGTAGAACAAGCTCTGAAAAACAAGTTCCAATAA
- the rsmD gene encoding 16S rRNA (guanine(966)-N(2))-methyltransferase RsmD, whose translation MRVVSGTRKGKLLKAVPGSSTRPTTDKVKEAIFNIIGPYFNGGQGLDLFAGSGGLGIEALSRGADKVIFVDRDGKAIQTIHENIRNCDFEEKAEIYRNDADRALKAILKRDLTFDYIFLDPPYRKQQLLKLLKVIDENNLLSDQGTILCEHGSDVELPETVGRLVQKKHENYGVISISIYSRAE comes from the coding sequence ATGCGAGTGGTATCGGGAACTAGGAAAGGAAAGTTATTAAAAGCTGTTCCGGGCAGCTCAACCCGTCCGACTACTGATAAAGTAAAAGAAGCTATTTTTAATATAATTGGGCCTTATTTTAACGGTGGCCAGGGGCTTGATCTATTTGCGGGCAGCGGCGGGCTTGGCATTGAAGCTCTGAGCAGAGGAGCGGACAAGGTCATTTTTGTGGATAGGGACGGAAAGGCCATTCAGACCATCCATGAAAATATTCGGAATTGCGATTTTGAAGAAAAGGCAGAAATATATCGAAATGATGCGGATCGTGCACTCAAGGCAATTTTAAAAAGAGATCTGACTTTTGATTATATCTTTCTCGATCCGCCATACCGAAAACAGCAGCTGCTTAAGCTTCTTAAGGTCATTGATGAGAATAACCTTCTTTCGGATCAGGGAACAATTCTATGCGAACATGGATCAGATGTGGAGCTCCCTGAAACTGTTGGTAGACTGGTTCAAAAGAAGCATGAAAATTACGGGGTAATTTCCATCTCTATCTACAGTCGGGCTGAATAA
- a CDS encoding stalk domain-containing protein, translating into MWKASLLIFLLLSGIISGMVLWQWHTYSERAIAMNSSEAITQEITVETHLKELKISQKLYGLVARKEYRLDIPDTLFKWNCKTGTGQACDSADESPYTFFSADDKMIFEYTVPINEKKKAFLLTDWFVKIPGIKAEGLSISISDSFKREGTWAAGIRLNAQKKLDHIDYYYFEGYGNVPSLYWQEEPLLKKAINNTDAYTADIRAASLDFNKLNDIGNFPFMSVILTDRYPEYMDENILITSPQIKVDQLEKKLIAFQFQRKFADGSPDWITDAFTSGLLDLKPGSTKGSIALKELQGELTENELKNYLINVFQADSLDAEKLDKLLGNVKGLPTQFFKMNIKNKATLVPLYFQEEKKLWVSGDEKASIHLVYKDGKVFLPFTAAMQALGYEVKVLSGEETMLVSKGKNSYRFYLNKNVFIYNEEDYGLLMNPLTRQNGTIWMEIQWFKALFGVTAEERESGILLTP; encoded by the coding sequence ATGTGGAAGGCATCTTTATTAATTTTTTTACTTTTGTCTGGAATTATTTCAGGTATGGTACTGTGGCAGTGGCACACTTATTCCGAGCGTGCGATTGCCATGAACAGTTCCGAGGCGATTACACAGGAAATCACAGTCGAAACGCATCTGAAAGAACTAAAAATCTCTCAAAAGTTATACGGACTTGTGGCCCGAAAAGAGTATAGGCTTGATATTCCCGACACTCTATTTAAATGGAACTGCAAAACTGGAACCGGACAAGCCTGTGATTCAGCAGACGAAAGTCCTTATACATTTTTTTCCGCAGATGATAAGATGATATTTGAGTATACTGTACCGATAAATGAAAAGAAAAAAGCATTCCTGTTAACTGATTGGTTTGTTAAAATCCCTGGAATAAAGGCTGAGGGCTTATCCATATCAATTTCAGACTCTTTCAAAAGAGAGGGAACATGGGCAGCGGGAATTAGGCTTAATGCACAAAAGAAACTAGATCATATCGATTATTATTATTTCGAGGGCTATGGAAATGTTCCATCACTTTATTGGCAAGAGGAACCGCTTTTGAAGAAAGCTATAAACAACACAGATGCATACACAGCCGATATTCGGGCAGCCAGCTTGGATTTTAATAAACTGAATGACATCGGAAATTTTCCATTTATGTCGGTTATCCTTACCGATCGCTATCCTGAATATATGGATGAGAATATCCTGATTACATCTCCACAAATTAAAGTCGACCAGCTGGAAAAAAAGCTTATAGCTTTTCAGTTTCAGAGAAAATTTGCAGATGGATCTCCTGACTGGATTACTGATGCATTTACATCAGGATTATTGGATTTAAAACCCGGCTCAACGAAAGGAAGCATAGCCCTGAAGGAATTGCAGGGAGAGTTGACCGAAAATGAACTAAAAAATTATCTTATTAATGTATTCCAGGCGGATTCTCTGGATGCAGAGAAGCTGGACAAGCTTTTAGGTAATGTTAAAGGTCTTCCCACACAATTTTTCAAGATGAATATCAAAAACAAAGCAACTCTTGTCCCGCTGTATTTTCAGGAAGAAAAAAAGCTATGGGTGTCTGGTGATGAGAAGGCGAGCATTCATTTAGTATATAAGGATGGGAAGGTTTTTCTTCCATTTACAGCCGCTATGCAGGCATTAGGATATGAAGTAAAGGTCCTTTCCGGTGAGGAAACGATGCTTGTGTCAAAAGGGAAGAACAGTTATCGGTTTTATTTGAATAAAAATGTTTTTATCTATAATGAAGAAGATTATGGATTGCTTATGAATCCATTAACCAGGCAAAACGGAACAATATGGATGGAAATCCAATGGTTTAAAGCACTTTTTGGAGTGACTGCTGAAGAAAGAGAAAGCGGGATTCTCCTGACCCCCTGA
- a CDS encoding DUF7147 family protein has protein sequence MIQRFIEIGEGYSDIYELIEIARANKHRLSHMAAFHTNVNNREMTSLAVILKPTDPGEFQPLYICREGIPNPNSVPNKRYDLFEDAAKELNKEIIQLTVKPSAIFNEKELYYQYLTGILRLNHFIAPLH, from the coding sequence TTGATACAGCGTTTTATAGAAATTGGCGAGGGATACTCAGATATTTATGAATTAATTGAAATTGCGCGGGCAAACAAGCATCGCTTGTCCCACATGGCTGCATTCCATACGAACGTCAATAATAGAGAAATGACATCCCTGGCAGTTATATTAAAGCCGACAGACCCGGGAGAATTTCAGCCGTTATATATTTGCCGTGAAGGGATCCCGAATCCAAACTCAGTGCCGAATAAAAGGTATGATTTATTCGAGGATGCTGCGAAAGAGCTGAATAAAGAAATTATTCAGCTGACAGTAAAGCCCTCTGCTATTTTTAATGAAAAGGAATTATATTATCAATATTTGACTGGGATATTAAGGCTTAATCATTTTATTGCACCTTTGCATTAA
- a CDS encoding YlbG family protein, with translation MLGQRQGIIVWLYSLKQAKMLRRFGNVHYVSKRLKYVVLYCDLADAETIMEKINSYSFVKKVEASYKPFLKTEFENSKPDKAKEYDYKMGI, from the coding sequence ATGCTTGGTCAAAGGCAAGGAATAATCGTATGGCTTTATTCTTTAAAGCAGGCAAAAATGTTAAGAAGATTCGGAAATGTACATTATGTTTCAAAACGTCTCAAATATGTAGTGTTATACTGTGATCTTGCCGATGCGGAAACAATTATGGAGAAGATAAATTCATATTCTTTTGTTAAAAAAGTGGAAGCATCTTATAAGCCATTCCTAAAAACGGAATTTGAAAATTCCAAACCTGACAAGGCTAAAGAATATGATTATAAGATGGGAATATAA
- a CDS encoding YlbF family regulator, which yields MLATLERMAILDNADELAAMIIESEEAEHYRKSLYKLKNSRETQTKIQDFIKMKELYEEVQRFGKYHPEYKRVMMSIRELKRDMDMDIHVAEFRRAETGLQTLLDEVSMLIGRSVSEHIKVPTGNPFFESSCGGGCGSGGSCGCS from the coding sequence TTGCTTGCTACATTAGAAAGAATGGCTATTTTGGACAACGCTGACGAACTTGCAGCGATGATTATAGAATCAGAAGAAGCGGAACATTACCGCAAAAGTTTATATAAATTAAAGAACAGCCGCGAAACTCAAACGAAGATACAGGATTTTATCAAAATGAAAGAACTGTATGAAGAAGTTCAGCGATTTGGCAAATATCATCCGGAGTATAAAAGGGTGATGATGTCCATTAGGGAGCTGAAGCGCGACATGGACATGGATATCCATGTAGCGGAATTCAGAAGAGCAGAGACAGGCCTGCAAACCCTGCTGGATGAGGTAAGCATGCTGATAGGACGTTCTGTGTCTGAACACATTAAAGTTCCCACCGGCAATCCTTTCTTTGAATCAAGCTGCGGAGGAGGCTGCGGTTCTGGAGGCAGCTGTGGCTGTTCTTAG
- a CDS encoding YlbE-like family protein, which translates to MRKDIVEYLEQKQDLRQFIREQPYWYRKLSRNPNEIQTLEVAALHYYKKTIPHQVEKFTNGVQMASMMMSMFQAMNSQSN; encoded by the coding sequence ATGAGAAAAGATATAGTCGAGTATCTTGAACAAAAGCAGGATCTTAGGCAATTTATACGTGAGCAGCCTTATTGGTATAGAAAACTGAGCAGAAATCCAAACGAAATTCAAACTCTGGAAGTTGCCGCCCTTCACTATTATAAAAAAACAATCCCCCATCAGGTTGAAAAATTCACGAATGGAGTGCAAATGGCCTCCATGATGATGAGCATGTTTCAGGCCATGAATTCCCAATCCAATTAG
- the ylbD gene encoding spore coat protein YlbD, whose translation MYKTKLHPSVEKFKEFVKQNPRIIKEVRDGNATWQELYEDWYLLGEEDSRWDSYRQNKDNTQKTEEKKVTGWAALWVLLSKWMRIKCRDTSLISARHFQLCRGLFRNFRAAARNHQEAQSQVLLNQAALLHLKRIKGLIR comes from the coding sequence ATGTACAAAACGAAGCTTCATCCCTCTGTTGAAAAGTTTAAAGAGTTTGTTAAACAGAATCCCCGGATCATCAAAGAAGTCAGGGATGGAAATGCAACGTGGCAAGAATTATATGAGGATTGGTATTTGCTTGGGGAAGAAGATTCAAGGTGGGACTCTTATAGACAAAACAAAGATAATACACAAAAGACCGAAGAGAAAAAAGTGACTGGATGGGCAGCATTATGGGTACTCTTAAGCAAATGGATGCGAATCAAATGCAGGGATACATCACTAATCTCAGCCAGGCACTTTCAGCTGTGCAGGGGGTTATTTCGCAATTTCAGGGCGGCGGCCAGAAACCATCAGGAGGCTCAAAGCCAAGTATTACTAAACCAAGCAGCCCTTTTACATTTAAAAAGGATTAAGGGGTTAATCAGATGA
- a CDS encoding PaaI family thioesterase — MNSDLMELFDQCTRNATDEELTALESLLLGFHKKQTGQNSSYIGGLLHMERNITEDECILTVPLSKIVNNPLGILHGGITATIIDSAMGTLAASLLPEGFGAVTTQLNIHYLAVGKGEYVTCRARIDHKGTKSMVLSADVLRSDGRKIAQATGSFFIIEKKNVNN; from the coding sequence ATGAATAGTGATCTTATGGAATTATTTGATCAGTGCACCAGGAATGCGACTGACGAAGAATTAACCGCTTTAGAATCCTTGCTTTTAGGTTTTCATAAAAAACAAACCGGCCAAAACAGCTCTTATATTGGCGGACTGCTCCATATGGAACGGAACATAACTGAAGATGAATGCATACTGACAGTTCCTTTAAGTAAGATTGTCAATAATCCGCTCGGAATTCTCCATGGGGGAATAACCGCTACAATTATTGATTCTGCCATGGGAACCCTTGCGGCTTCGCTGCTTCCTGAAGGTTTTGGCGCTGTTACGACGCAGTTGAATATTCATTATCTTGCAGTCGGCAAAGGGGAATACGTAACATGCAGAGCGAGAATTGACCATAAGGGAACAAAAAGCATGGTATTATCTGCAGATGTCCTCCGTTCTGATGGAAGAAAAATTGCACAGGCAACAGGCAGCTTTTTTATCATCGAAAAGAAAAACGTAAATAATTAA